The Nocardioides marmorisolisilvae genomic interval GTCGACGGTGCTCCGGGCGGCACCCAGCAGGGCAACCGCGCGCGCGATGTGGGCCTCCGCCCGGCATGCCGAGGCGTCACGGACCATCTCCGAGGTGGAGTCGAGATCGTCGTACGCGAGGTGTGCGGTGGTCATGTCATCGAGGCTAGGGGCTACCGATGGGTACCCCCAGCGGTACCGCTCGGTAGTGTTTCCTGTCGTGTCCCTCCTGATTGCCGGCTCCATCGCGACCGACCACCTGATGACCTTCCAGGGCAAGTTCGCCGACTCGCTCGTCGTCGAGCAGCTCGACAAGCTCTCCGTCTCGTTCCTCGTCGACGATCTCGAGATCCGGCGCGGCGGCGTCGCGCCCAACATGTGCTTCGGGCTGGCGATGCTCGGTCTGCGCCCGGTACTGGTCGGCGCGGCGGGGGAGGACTTCCGTGACTACCGGTCGTGGCTGGAGCGACACGGCGTCGACTGCGACTCGGTGCGCATCTCGCAGAGCCTCCACACCGCCCGGTTCGTGTGCACGACGGACACCACGATGGCCCAGTTCGCCTCGTTCTACCCCGGCGCGATGAGCGAGGCTCGCGAGATCGAGCTCGCCCCGATCGTGGAGCGGGTCGGCGAGCCCGACTACGTGCTGATCGGCGCCGACGACCCGGACGGGATGCTGCGGCACACCCAGGAGTGCCGGGACCGCGGCTACCGCTTCATCGCCGACCCCAGCCAGCAGCTCGCCTTCGGTGAGGGCGCGCTGATCCGCAGTCTCGTCGATGGCGCGGAGATGCTGTTCTCCAACGAGTACGAGTCCCACCTGATCACCGAGAAGACCGGCTGGAGCGCCGAGGAGGTGCTCGCGAGGGTGGGCACCCAGGTCACCACTCTCGGGGCCGACGGGGTCCGGGTGACGCAACGCGGTGAGCAGCCCATCGAGGTGTCTGCGGCACGCGGCGTCGAGGCTCTCGAGCCGACCGGTGTCGGCGACGCCTTCCGCGCAGGCTTCCTCGCCGCGTTCGCGTGGGGGGTCGGCCTCGAGCGCGCTGCCCAGGTCGGGTGCGTGCTCGCGGCCTACGTCGTGGAGACGGTGGGCACCCAGGAGTACTCGTTCGAGCCGGCCGGCTTCGTGGCGCGGGTGCGATCGTCGTACGGCGATGCCGCTGCCGACGAGGTGGCCGCCCACCTGCCGGGTCTCAGCTGACCCGACGCACCAGGTATACAGGGGTGCCGTCCTGGGCACGGACGCTGCCGGCGTACTCCTGAGACCGCATCCGGCACCATGCCGGCACGTCGACGGCGGCGGCGGGATCGTCGGCGGCGACGCCCAGGATGCCGCCCACGGGCGTCTCGGTGAGGTGCCGGGCCAGCTCGATGATCGGGCGCGGACAGGGCATCCCGCGACAGTCGAGCTCACGGTCGGGGCGCGGGCCGTCCTGGGATTGCTCCGGGTTCACAGACCGACCTCGCTGCGGAGGCGGGCCAGCACCCCGGGAAGGGCGGACAAGAAGCGCTCGACGTCCGCCTCACTGGTCTCACGGGTGAGGGATACGCGCACGTTGCCGTGGGTCAGCACCCCCATCGCGGCCAGGACGTGGCTGGGCTCGAGCGTGCTCGCCGTGCACGCAGATCCGGACGCCACCGAGAAGCCGAGCCGGTCCAGCTCGGTGACCAGGGCCTCGCCGTCGATGTAGAGGCAGGAGAAGGTCACCAGGTGCGGAAGCCGTCGCTGCGGGTCGCCGACCACCTCCACGTCGGGCAGAGCGGCCACGGCGCCGCGGATCCGGTCGACCAGGCGGCGCTGGCGCGCAGTGGTGGCTTGATCGTCGGTGACGGCGCGCAGTGCCGCCGCCGCTGCGAGTGCTCCGGCCACGTCCTCGAACCCGATGCCGCGATCGTCAGCACGATCGTCGACGGGGAACGGGGCATGCCAGCGGGCGCGACCGCGTACGAGCAGCACGCCTACGCCGGCGGGTCCGCCCCACTTGTGCGCGGAGAGGGCTGCGGTCGCCCAGCCGTCGGGCAGCGCCAGCCTGCCTCCCGAGGCACAGGCATCGACGAACAGGTCGACCGCCGGCGCGGCCTCGGCGATCTCGGCGATCGGCTGGATCGTGCCCACTTCGTGGTTCGCAGTCTGGACCGCGAGCACGGATATGGGTCCGCCCTCGAGGGCGGCAGCGACCGTCGTCGGCTCCAGCCGGCCGGTCGGGTCGACGGGTAGCGTCTCGAAGCGGCCCCCGCGATCCGCGTGCCACCGCCCGGCGTGCATCACGGCGCTGTGCTCGACGGCCCCGGCCAGAACGCGGGCCTCGGGCCGGCGGGAGACCAACCCGAGCAGGCCCAGGTGCACCGCGTGGGTGCCGGACGGGGTGAAGGTGACCTCCTCGGTGCGCACCCCGAGACTCTCGGCGATCGAGGCGCGGGCGTTGTCCAGCAGCATCCTCGACCGCCGGCCGGGCTGGTGCAGGCGCCGCGGGTCGGCGTACCCGACCGCACGGGCCCGGTCGATGACCTCCAGCGCCGCCGGGTGCAGCGGCTCGCCCGATGCGGTGTCGAGATAGGTCTCGATCGGCGCGTCAGTTGGGGGATGCGTCACACCGGGAACTTACCGCCGACCTGCGGACCTTCGGAGGTTACCTCGGTAGTAGTGTTCGCCATGTCTGCTGTTGCGAAGTTGAAGAGAAAGGGCTCGTTCGTGAGTCTGGAGCTCCCCAAGCGCGCGCGCACCTTGGCGTTCGTCGTCGTCGGCCTCTCCTCCCTGTTCCTGCTGAGCGGTTGCTCGAGCGCGGACAAGGGTGAGTGGAAGCGACTGGCGATGCCGGTCCCGGCCACTCAGGAGGCACCGCACACGCTGCACCTGTGGCAATGGGCGTGGGTGGCGGCACTGATCACCGGCGGCATCGTGTGGGGGCTCATCTTCTACGCCTCGTTCCGGTTCCGCCGGCGCCACGAGGACGAGGTCCCGGTCCAGACGCGCTACAACCTGCCGATCGAGATCTTCTACACGATCGCCCCGATCATGATGGTGATCGTCTTCTTCTTCTTCACCGTCAAGACCCAGAACGAAGTACTGCACCAGTTCGAGCACCCTGACCGGACGATCACCGTCGTCGGCCAGCAGTGGTCCTGGACCTTCAACTACAACCTGGGCTACGACGACACGACCAACAAGTTCGTGCCCACGGGCAAGGTCGTGTACGACGCGGGCACCACCGCCAACCGACCGACCCTCTGGCTGGTCAAGGGCGAGCGCACCGAGTTCCACCTCTACTCGCCCGACGTGATCCACTCCTTCTGGGTGCCGGACTTCCTGTTCAAGATGGACGTCGTACCCGGGCGGGACAACAAGTTCGGGCTGACCCCCAGCAGGCTGGGCACCTTCGAGGGTCGCTGCGCCGAGCTGTGCGGCCTCTACCACTCGCAGATGCTCTTCAACGTCAAGGTCGTCACCAAGCCGCAGTTCGACGCCCACATGGCGGAGCTGGCCAAGCAGGGCAACACCGGTGAGGCGGTCGGCGGTTCGGATGTCTCCACCCAGACCGGTCTCGAGACCACGCAGAACGGAGGACAGCAGTGACTGCCGTTTCCGACGCACCCGTCGTGACACCCCAGCGGACGCTGGGGCAGCAGGTGGTACGGATCCTCACCACCACCGACCACAAGCTGATCGGGAAGCTCTACCTGGGGACGTCGTTCGCCTGGTTCATCATCGGCGGGATCATGGCGCTCCTGATCCGGTCCGAGCTGGCCTTCCCTGGTGAACAGATCGTCAACGACGAGACCTACAACCAGCTGTTCACGATGCACGGCACGATCATGCTGCTGCTGTTCGCGACGCCGCTGTTCTTCGGCTTCGGCAACGCGATCATGCCGCTGCAGATCGGCGCGCCCGACGTGGCGTTCCCACGGTTGAACATGTTCAGCTACTGGCTGTTCCTCTTCGGTGGCCTCATCGCGGCCTCCGGCTTCCTGTCACCGCAGGGCGCCGCGGACTTCGGCTGGTTCGCCTACTCGCCGCTGTCCGACGCGGTCCGTTCGCCCGGCATGGGCGGCGACCTGTGGGTGATGGGGCTGTGGATGGCGGGTCTGGGCACCATCCTGGGAGCCGTCAACTTCATCACCACGATCATCTGCATGCGTGCCCCGGGCATGACCATGTTCCGGATGCCGATCTTCGTCTGGAACACACTGGTCACCAGCCTGCTGGTGCTGATCGCGTTCCCGATCCTGGCCGGTGCGCTGCTCTCGCTCGAGGCCGATCGCAAGCTCGGAGCGCACGTCTTCGACGCGGTGCACGGCGGTCCGATCCTGTGGCAGCACCTGTTCTGGTTCTTCGGCCACCCCGAGGTCTACATCATCGCGTTGCCGTTCTTCGGCATCGTCACGGAGATCTTCCCGGTGTTCAGCCGCAAGCCGGTGTTCGGCTACGTCGGTCTCGTCGGGGCGACCATCGGCATCGCAGTGCTCTCCGTCGCCGTGTGGGCGCACCACATGTTCGTCACCGGCGCGGTCGACCTGCCCTTCTTCTCCGGCATGACCTTCCTGATCGCAGTGCCTACCGGCGTGAAGTTCTTCAACTGGATAGGCACGATGTGGGGGGGATCCATATCCTTCGACACACCGATGCTCTGGTCCGTCGGGTTCCTGACCACCTTCCTCTTCGGTGGCCTGACCGGCATCATCTTGGCGTCGCCGCCGCTGGACTTCCACGTGTCCGACTCCTACTTCGTGGTGGCGCACTTCCACTACGTGGTCTTCGGCACCGTGGTGTTCGCGATGTTCGCGGGCTTCTACTTCTGGTGGCCCAAGATGACCGGCAAGATGCTCGATGAGCGCTTGGGCAAGATCCACTTCTGGCTGCTGTTCGTCGGCTTCCACACCACGTTCCTCGTCCAGCACTGGCTGGGTGTGGAGGGCATGCCGCGTCGGTACGCCGACTACAGCGCCTCCGACGGCTTCACCACCCTCAACCAGGTGTCGACCATCGGCGCGTTCCTGCTGGCGTCGTCGATGATCCCGTGGTTCATCAACGTCTACAAGAGCTCCCGGACCCCGAAGGTGCCGGTGGACGACCCGTGGGGTTGGGGTCGTTCGCTCGAGTGGGCAACAAGCTGCCCGCCGCCGCGGCACAACTTCAACTCGATCCCGCGGATCCGTTCCGAGTCGCCGGCCTTCGACCTGCACCATCCGGAGATCGCAGCGTTGGAGTATGCCGAGAACGAGAACATGGAGCGGGTGCTCGCCGACGCGCCTGAGGTCAGCGGGCGACGCGAGCACCTCGACGAGAGAAGGGATGACCGATGAAGTCCGAGGCATGGATCTTCGTGATCTGCACGGTGTTCTTCGCGCTCGTCGCCCCGGCGTACTGGTTCATCACCTATGACCCGACCGGCACCTCGGCACTGGTGATGACGACCCTGCTGATGGCGCTGTGCAGCTTCTACCTCGGCTTCCACGCCTCCCGGATGGAGCCGCGTCCCGAGGACCGCAAGGACGGCGAGATCGCGGAGGGAGCCGGCGAGCTGGGCTTCTTTCCGCCGTACAGCTGGTGGCCGCTGTGGTGCGGACTGACCCTGGCGATGATCGTGCTCGGCGTGGTCATCGGCTGGTGGCTGGTCGTGATCGGCTCCGTCCTCGGCCTGGTGGCACTGCAGGGGCTGATCTTCGAGTACTACCGCGGCGAACACGCGCACTGACGCGACGAGCGGTGCGAGCGCGCTCGTGCTCCGCAACTCGTGACGGACGCGTGATGAGGCACACCTCGTGCCCTGGCGAGAACTGAGGGTTCTCGTTGTTAGGCTTTCACCCTGTTCTGATGGCCGAATGCGCGAGCGGCGGCCGCTGAAGCGAGGGAGAAGCCCCGATGTATCGTGCCCCGAGGCGCACCGTGACCGTCTTGGCGGTGGCGACCGTGGCGGCGCTCGCCATGTCCGGCTGCAGCGCCGCGAAGGTCCTCGAGACCAGCTCGGGCACGTCCGGGTCGCCGACCTCCTCGCCCACGCCGAAGGTTCCTCAGGTCGCGATCCACATGAACGTGCGTCGGCACGCGACGCGGGTCGCGGTCGACCAGAAGATCAAGGTCTCGTCGACGAACGGCGAGCTGCAGCAGGTGACGCTCACCGGCCCTGGCGGCACCGTGCCGGGCAAGCTCGCCACCAACTCGCAGGTCTGGAAGGCGAGCGGGCTGCTGCGTGCAGACTCCAAGTACGTCGTGCGTGGGCTTGCAGTCGACAACGAGGGACTGCGCAAGCACTTCACCCGCAAGTTCCACACCCGCAAGCTGACCCTGGACCAGCAGACCTATCCCAGCTTCGTGCCCACCGCCGGTTCCACGGTGGGGATCGCGATGCCGGTGATCATCCGCTTCGACGTACCCGTGACCGACAAGGCGTCGATCGAGCGACACCTGAGCGTGGTCAGCCAGCCGGCTCAGGCGGGCGCGTTCCACTGGATCAGCGACAACGAGGTGCACTGGCGGCCGAAGACGTACTGGAAGCCCGGGACCGCTGTGACGGTGAAGGCCGATATCGGCAGCGTGCCGGCGGGCAACGGGATCTACGGCCAGCTGGACCGGGAGGAGACCTTCCACATCGGCCGCGGCCAGATCACCAAGGTCAACGTCGCAGAGCACGAGCTGAGGGTCTTCCGCAGCGGCAAGCTGATCCGGACCATCCCGGTCACGTCCGGCGCGGAGCCGAAGTACACCACCCGTTCCGGCATCAAGGTGATCGTGGAGAAGGATCGCCGCCACGACATGAACTCCGAGACCATCGGCATCGACCCGAACAGCGCCGACGGCTACAACCTCAAGGGAGTCGAGTACGCCATGCGGCTGACCTACTCCGGCGAGTTCCTGCACGCCGCGCCCTGGTCGGTTGCATCGCAGGGCCACGTCAACGTCAGTCACGGCTGCACCGGCATGTCCACCTCGAACGCCGGCTGGCTCTACAACCACACCCTCATCGGCGACCCGGTGGAGTTCTCCGGCACCAACCGCCAGATGACCCTCACCAACGGCTACGGCGACTGGAACGAGTCGTTCGCCCAGTACAAGCAGGGCTCTGCGCTGTCGTAGCTGGGTGACTTTCCCAGGTTAAGAACCCAAGGGTCACGTTCACCCAGGAGAGTTCGTGTGTGAACGTGACTGTTCCTGGGGGAACGGCGGGCGTACGTCGTGGCTCAGGCTGCCGCGTCCCGCATCGCTTGACGAATCTGGGCTGCGACCCACTGCGGACGTGCCAGGTCGGCCCACACGAAACGGACGAAGCGCCATCCGGTGAGCCGCCGGATGAGGTCCTCGCGCTGCTTCTCCCGGAAGACGACGTCGCCCGGATCGTCACCGTCGTGATACGGGCGCAGATACTTCGCCCTGCCGTCGAACTCGCCGAAGAGACGGTGCTGCTGCCATGCGAAGTCCGTGGAGGCGATGAGCCGGCCGGCGTCGTGGACCTCCCACTGCAACTCCGGCGTGGGGAGTCCTTGGCGCCAGAACAGGTGCCGGGCGCGCGTCTCGCCTACGGACTCCGCTCGTCCGTCCATGTGATGCAGCACGACATGGAAGGGCTGTGACCCCGGCCAGTTCGTGAATCGTTCATTGAAGTCCCGCAGCTCCGCGGGGGTCGTCATCTGGGTGAACAGAGCATTGTCCGCCGAGACGAGCCCCGACTCGGTCGATGTGATGGAGGCGTGCTCGATGACTGCTCGGCCCGGCCTCACCACGGGGAGGCCCTGTGCCGTGGACAGGTCGTTGTCGTTGCACAGGCCGACGTGGTGCACGACGTCGACCTCCCGCCGATAGGCACCCTCGTCCAGCCGGGTGGCGTGGACGCGGGAGAGGTCGGCTCCCCAGACCGCGATCCCGTGCAGCACCAGCGCCGTGGTGTGGCTGAAGGCGATCGGGCCGGGCGTGGTCCGCGCGACCGCACGGGCGAGTACGACGTGCCGCTCCTCGGCGCTGAGCGTGGCCCAGACGTCACCGAAGCAGTAGGCGCCGTGCCGGACCCGGTGCCAGATGCCCTGCCGGCGCATCGCGGCGATGGCCGCCTTGGTGTAGCCGGCATCGAGCGCCTCCCGGTAGAGGAAGACGCCGTCGTGGTGCGCGATGGCACGCAGCGGGTCGTCGTTCATGCCGAACAGCGTGGAGGGCGTCCGGTGCTCGCCGCCGTACGACGTCCGCATCCTGTGGGCGGAACCGTCGAGCGCCTCCCTGTGGACGCAGAACGGTCGACCCGCGGGGCAGCAAGGGCGAGGGCCGCCGTGGCACGGGGGAGGAGAGCGCTCAGGCGGGCGTCCTCACATGGCAACGGTCCTCTTCACACACCAACTCTCGTGTGTGAAGGGGACCGTTGGCTGCTTAACCTGGGAAAGTCATTTCCCGTCAGTGCTTGTGCGTCAGGTCGTCACCCTCGACGTCGTGCATACCGTCGAACTGATGACCGTCCGCGGGATGGTCGAGCAGTGGCGCCTGGTGGGCGGCCTCGTGATCGGCGTGGTGGTGGGCGTCCTCGAGCTCGGCCGTTGTCGGCTTCTGGACGTTGTCGGCGAACCAGGCGTGCGACAGCTTCGCGCGGACGGTGTCCGCGCGGGCGGTCGGGGCCGGGACCCCGTTCGCGTCGGTGCCGTTCGGGGCGGAGTGGATCTCGTCCCGCTCCCGTGCGGTGAGCGTGTACTGGCGCTCGATGGACAGCGGCAGGTGCTTCTCGGAGTAGCCGCCCTCGGGATCACGCATGATGACGCCGGACTCGTAGCCGTGCAGCAGCATGTCGTTGTCGTGGCGCTGCAGCGAGATGCACCAGCGCTTGGCGATCATGAAGACGATCACCGGCAAGATGAACACCGCGACCCGCATGAACCGGCTGATGTCCTCCATGTTCAGGTGGAACTGGGTGGCGATGATGTCATTGCCGCCGGCGGCCCACAGCAGGCCGTAGACGGTGATCATCGCCGCCAGGAACGCCGTACGGGTCGGAGCGTTGCGTGGACGCTGCAGTAGGTGGTGCTCACGTCGGTCGCCGGTCACCCACTGCTCGATGAACGGATAGGCGAGCACGGCCGCGAGCAGCGCGATCGGAGCGATCTGGCCGGGCAGGAAGATGTTCCAACTGATCGTGATGCCCCACAGATGCGTCTCCCAGCCGGGCATGATGCGCAGCAGGCCCTCGGCAATGCCCATGTACCAGTCGGGCTGTGAGCCTGCGGTGACCTGGTTGGGCGTGTAGGGGCCGTACTTCCAGACCGGGTTGATCGTCATCAGTGCGCCCATCAGGGCCACGACGCCGAAGACGATGAAGAAGAAGCCACCGGCCTTGGCCATGTAGACGGGCAGCATCGGGAAGCCGACGACGTTCTGCTCGGTGCGTCCTGGGCCGGGCCACTGGGTGTGCTTGTGGTAGACGAGCAGCAGCATGTGCGCGCCGATGAGTGCGAGCAGCAGGCCGGGCACCAGCAGCACGTGGGCGATGTAGAGCCGCGAGATGATCGCGTCACCGGGGAACTCACCGCCGAACATGAAGAACGACATATAGGACCCGACCACCGGCGTCGCCTTGACGAGGCCGTCGGCGATCCGCAGGCCGGTGCCGGACAGCAGGTCGTCGGGCAGGGAGTAGCCGGCGAAGCCCTCGACGATGCCGAGCAGGATCAACACGCCGCCGATGAGCCAGTTGAGCTCACGCGGCTTGCGGAACGCACCGGTGAGGAACACCCGCATCATGTGAACGAGCATCGCTGCGATGAAGAGCATCGCCGCCCAGTGGTGCATCTGCCGCATCAGCAGGCCGGCACGTACGTCGAAGGAGATGTTCAGGGTCGAGGCGAACGCCTCGGACATGCTCACACCGCGGAGAGGGGAGTAGGTGCCGTTGTACGTCGTCTCGGCCATGCTCGGCTTGAACCACAGCGACAAGAACACACCGGTGAGCAGCAGCGTGACGAAGCTCCACAGCGCGATCTCGCCGAGCATGAAGGACCAGTGGTCGGGGAACACCTTGCGGATGTTCTTCTTGGCCATCGCACCGATGCCCAAGCGCTCGTCGGCCCAGGTGGCTGCGCCACCGAGCTTCGACGGCTTGTCTGCGGTGGCCGGCGTGGTGCGGTTGCTGGAGATGGTGCTCATCTGAAGATCAGCCTCGTTCCCAGAAGCTCGGTCCGACAGGCTCGTGGAAGCCGCTCTGCGCGACGATGTAGCCCTCGGAGTCGACGGTGATCGGCAACTGGGGCAGCGGTCGAGCAGCGGGCCCGAACACCACCTTGCCGTTGTCGCCCAGATCGAAGGTCGACTGGTGGCAGGGGCAGAGCAGATGGTGGGTCTGCTGCTCCCACAGCGAGATCGGACAGCCCACGTGGGTGCAGATCTTGGAGTAGCACAGGATCCCGTTGATCCCCCAGTTCTCACGGTCCTTGGCCGGGGTGATGTCGTCAGGGTCCATCCGGACCAGGATCACCGCAGCCTTCGCGGTCTGCTGCAGCAGTGCGGTGCCTTCGTACTTCGGCTTGCCGTCAGGACCGAGGTTCTTGGGGTCGAAGACCTCTGGCTCGCAGTTGACCAGCTGGCCGACCTCGAGGTCCCCGGGCTTGATCGGGTTGAAGCCGACGTCCTGGACGACGCGCATGCCCTTGCGCCACACCGTCTCGTACAGCTTGTGGCCGGGCAGCGGGCCGAGGTCGCGCAGTGCGACGATCGCCGGCAGTCCGAGCGCGCCCATCGCGACCAGCAGCGAGTTGCGGATCAGCGGCCGGCGGCCGATCCCGGACTCCTCGACGCCCTGGGTGAAGGCGGCCACCGCCTCGGCGCGATCCTCGTCACTGGAGGACGCGGAGTGGCGGTACTCGACGATCTCGTGGTCGCTCATCAGCTTGCGCGCCCACTGGATCGCGCCGATGCCGATGCAGAGCAACGCGAGGCCCAGGCACAGGCCCAGCACCACGTTGGAGGCACCCAGGCCGAGGATGACGGTCGGGTGCTCGCCGATGCTGAAAGCGAAGTAGGCGACGCAGAAGAGGATCGCGAAGATCACCGAGAGGCCGAAGAGCATCGCGACCTGGCGCTCGGCACGACGCTCCGCGGCGGGGTCGACGTCGGTGGGACGCGGCTCGTGCGGGGGGAGGCCCGGGTCGGCGATCGGCTCGTGGGTGATCTGCTCGAGCTCGTGGCCGTGGCCGTTCTGGTTGTCACTCACGCGTCAGCCTCCACCTTCTTCTTCGAGCGTGCCGTGTGGGCAGCGATCCAGATGGCCGCCAGCACGAGCACGCCGATGCCGACGATCCAGGCGAACAGACCCTCCGAGACGGGGCCCAGGGATCCGAGGCTGAAACCTCCGTACCCGGGCTCGGAGTTGATCGCCTTGATGTAGCCGACGATCTCGCGCTTGTCCTGGGGTGAGAGAACGCTGTCGGCGAAGACGGGCATCTGCTGCGGACCGGTGATCATCGCCTCGAAGATCTGCCGCGGGGTGTCCTCGTAGATCTTCGGTGCGAACTTGCCCTCGGGCATGGCTCCGCCGTGGCCCTGGAAGTTGTGGCAGGCGGTGCAGTTGGTGCGGAAGAACTCGCCACCGCGGGAGATCTCGTCCGCGCTCATCCCGTTGATGTCGGTCTCCGACGAGGACGGTACGGCGGGGCCGGGACCCAGCGAGGCGACGTACGCACCGAGCTGGCGGATCTCGGTGGAGTTGAAGACCGGCGTCTTGCGCAGCGCTTGGACGCCGGGCTGGGCCATCGGCATCCGTCCGGTGCTCACCTGGAAGTCGACGGCAGCGGCGCCCACGCCGACGAGGGAGGGCCCGTGGTTGTGGCCGCGCCGGGTGACGATCCCCTCGGCGTTCTTGCCGTGGCAGGAGGCGCAGCTCACCAGGAAGAGTGCGCGGCCCTTGGCGACATCGTCGCTGTTGGCCGTGCTGGCGGCGCCGTTCGCCGG includes:
- a CDS encoding sulfurtransferase TusA family protein, giving the protein MNPEQSQDGPRPDRELDCRGMPCPRPIIELARHLTETPVGGILGVAADDPAAAVDVPAWCRMRSQEYAGSVRAQDGTPVYLVRRVS
- the ctaC gene encoding aa3-type cytochrome oxidase subunit II, with protein sequence MSLELPKRARTLAFVVVGLSSLFLLSGCSSADKGEWKRLAMPVPATQEAPHTLHLWQWAWVAALITGGIVWGLIFYASFRFRRRHEDEVPVQTRYNLPIEIFYTIAPIMMVIVFFFFTVKTQNEVLHQFEHPDRTITVVGQQWSWTFNYNLGYDDTTNKFVPTGKVVYDAGTTANRPTLWLVKGERTEFHLYSPDVIHSFWVPDFLFKMDVVPGRDNKFGLTPSRLGTFEGRCAELCGLYHSQMLFNVKVVTKPQFDAHMAELAKQGNTGEAVGGSDVSTQTGLETTQNGGQQ
- a CDS encoding carbohydrate kinase family protein, which encodes MSLLIAGSIATDHLMTFQGKFADSLVVEQLDKLSVSFLVDDLEIRRGGVAPNMCFGLAMLGLRPVLVGAAGEDFRDYRSWLERHGVDCDSVRISQSLHTARFVCTTDTTMAQFASFYPGAMSEAREIELAPIVERVGEPDYVLIGADDPDGMLRHTQECRDRGYRFIADPSQQLAFGEGALIRSLVDGAEMLFSNEYESHLITEKTGWSAEEVLARVGTQVTTLGADGVRVTQRGEQPIEVSAARGVEALEPTGVGDAFRAGFLAAFAWGVGLERAAQVGCVLAAYVVETVGTQEYSFEPAGFVARVRSSYGDAAADEVAAHLPGLS
- a CDS encoding cytochrome c oxidase subunit 4 codes for the protein MKSEAWIFVICTVFFALVAPAYWFITYDPTGTSALVMTTLLMALCSFYLGFHASRMEPRPEDRKDGEIAEGAGELGFFPPYSWWPLWCGLTLAMIVLGVVIGWWLVVIGSVLGLVALQGLIFEYYRGEHAH
- the qcrA gene encoding cytochrome bc1 complex Rieske iron-sulfur subunit — protein: MSDNQNGHGHELEQITHEPIADPGLPPHEPRPTDVDPAAERRAERQVAMLFGLSVIFAILFCVAYFAFSIGEHPTVILGLGASNVVLGLCLGLALLCIGIGAIQWARKLMSDHEIVEYRHSASSSDEDRAEAVAAFTQGVEESGIGRRPLIRNSLLVAMGALGLPAIVALRDLGPLPGHKLYETVWRKGMRVVQDVGFNPIKPGDLEVGQLVNCEPEVFDPKNLGPDGKPKYEGTALLQQTAKAAVILVRMDPDDITPAKDRENWGINGILCYSKICTHVGCPISLWEQQTHHLLCPCHQSTFDLGDNGKVVFGPAARPLPQLPITVDSEGYIVAQSGFHEPVGPSFWERG
- a CDS encoding cysteine desulfurase family protein, which codes for MTHPPTDAPIETYLDTASGEPLHPAALEVIDRARAVGYADPRRLHQPGRRSRMLLDNARASIAESLGVRTEEVTFTPSGTHAVHLGLLGLVSRRPEARVLAGAVEHSAVMHAGRWHADRGGRFETLPVDPTGRLEPTTVAAALEGGPISVLAVQTANHEVGTIQPIAEIAEAAPAVDLFVDACASGGRLALPDGWATAALSAHKWGGPAGVGVLLVRGRARWHAPFPVDDRADDRGIGFEDVAGALAAAAALRAVTDDQATTARQRRLVDRIRGAVAALPDVEVVGDPQRRLPHLVTFSCLYIDGEALVTELDRLGFSVASGSACTASTLEPSHVLAAMGVLTHGNVRVSLTRETSEADVERFLSALPGVLARLRSEVGL
- the ctaD gene encoding aa3-type cytochrome oxidase subunit I, giving the protein MTAVSDAPVVTPQRTLGQQVVRILTTTDHKLIGKLYLGTSFAWFIIGGIMALLIRSELAFPGEQIVNDETYNQLFTMHGTIMLLLFATPLFFGFGNAIMPLQIGAPDVAFPRLNMFSYWLFLFGGLIAASGFLSPQGAADFGWFAYSPLSDAVRSPGMGGDLWVMGLWMAGLGTILGAVNFITTIICMRAPGMTMFRMPIFVWNTLVTSLLVLIAFPILAGALLSLEADRKLGAHVFDAVHGGPILWQHLFWFFGHPEVYIIALPFFGIVTEIFPVFSRKPVFGYVGLVGATIGIAVLSVAVWAHHMFVTGAVDLPFFSGMTFLIAVPTGVKFFNWIGTMWGGSISFDTPMLWSVGFLTTFLFGGLTGIILASPPLDFHVSDSYFVVAHFHYVVFGTVVFAMFAGFYFWWPKMTGKMLDERLGKIHFWLLFVGFHTTFLVQHWLGVEGMPRRYADYSASDGFTTLNQVSTIGAFLLASSMIPWFINVYKSSRTPKVPVDDPWGWGRSLEWATSCPPPRHNFNSIPRIRSESPAFDLHHPEIAALEYAENENMERVLADAPEVSGRREHLDERRDDR
- a CDS encoding L,D-transpeptidase; amino-acid sequence: MTVLAVATVAALAMSGCSAAKVLETSSGTSGSPTSSPTPKVPQVAIHMNVRRHATRVAVDQKIKVSSTNGELQQVTLTGPGGTVPGKLATNSQVWKASGLLRADSKYVVRGLAVDNEGLRKHFTRKFHTRKLTLDQQTYPSFVPTAGSTVGIAMPVIIRFDVPVTDKASIERHLSVVSQPAQAGAFHWISDNEVHWRPKTYWKPGTAVTVKADIGSVPAGNGIYGQLDREETFHIGRGQITKVNVAEHELRVFRSGKLIRTIPVTSGAEPKYTTRSGIKVIVEKDRRHDMNSETIGIDPNSADGYNLKGVEYAMRLTYSGEFLHAAPWSVASQGHVNVSHGCTGMSTSNAGWLYNHTLIGDPVEFSGTNRQMTLTNGYGDWNESFAQYKQGSALS
- a CDS encoding type IV toxin-antitoxin system AbiEi family antitoxin domain-containing protein produces the protein MNDDPLRAIAHHDGVFLYREALDAGYTKAAIAAMRRQGIWHRVRHGAYCFGDVWATLSAEERHVVLARAVARTTPGPIAFSHTTALVLHGIAVWGADLSRVHATRLDEGAYRREVDVVHHVGLCNDNDLSTAQGLPVVRPGRAVIEHASITSTESGLVSADNALFTQMTTPAELRDFNERFTNWPGSQPFHVVLHHMDGRAESVGETRARHLFWRQGLPTPELQWEVHDAGRLIASTDFAWQQHRLFGEFDGRAKYLRPYHDGDDPGDVVFREKQREDLIRRLTGWRFVRFVWADLARPQWVAAQIRQAMRDAAA
- the qcrB gene encoding cytochrome bc1 complex cytochrome b subunit — translated: MSTISSNRTTPATADKPSKLGGAATWADERLGIGAMAKKNIRKVFPDHWSFMLGEIALWSFVTLLLTGVFLSLWFKPSMAETTYNGTYSPLRGVSMSEAFASTLNISFDVRAGLLMRQMHHWAAMLFIAAMLVHMMRVFLTGAFRKPRELNWLIGGVLILLGIVEGFAGYSLPDDLLSGTGLRIADGLVKATPVVGSYMSFFMFGGEFPGDAIISRLYIAHVLLVPGLLLALIGAHMLLLVYHKHTQWPGPGRTEQNVVGFPMLPVYMAKAGGFFFIVFGVVALMGALMTINPVWKYGPYTPNQVTAGSQPDWYMGIAEGLLRIMPGWETHLWGITISWNIFLPGQIAPIALLAAVLAYPFIEQWVTGDRREHHLLQRPRNAPTRTAFLAAMITVYGLLWAAGGNDIIATQFHLNMEDISRFMRVAVFILPVIVFMIAKRWCISLQRHDNDMLLHGYESGVIMRDPEGGYSEKHLPLSIERQYTLTARERDEIHSAPNGTDANGVPAPTARADTVRAKLSHAWFADNVQKPTTAELEDAHHHADHEAAHQAPLLDHPADGHQFDGMHDVEGDDLTHKH